The following proteins are co-located in the Labrys monachus genome:
- a CDS encoding arginyltransferase gives MALSIEIRDSPQFYLTAPSPCPYLQGKQERKVFTHLIGERATRLNDVLSHGGFRRSQTIAYRPACESCKACVSVRVPVADFVWNKSFRRTLRANQDVISDMRAATPTSEQYSTFRAYLDERHADGGMADMTVLDYAMMVEDSHVNTKLVEYRLRGDNLPLNRHGEGPLIGVSLTDVLADGLSMVYSFYEPEMTDRSIGTLMILDHIHRTQELGLPYLYLGYWVEGSRKMAYKGRFLPQERLGPNGWDRVEK, from the coding sequence ATGGCGTTGAGCATAGAAATACGCGATTCACCGCAGTTCTATCTGACGGCGCCCTCGCCGTGCCCTTATCTGCAAGGCAAGCAGGAGCGCAAGGTTTTCACGCACCTGATCGGCGAACGGGCGACGCGCCTCAATGACGTGCTGAGCCATGGCGGCTTCCGCCGCTCGCAGACCATCGCCTATCGCCCCGCCTGCGAAAGCTGCAAGGCGTGCGTCTCGGTGCGCGTGCCGGTCGCCGATTTCGTCTGGAACAAGTCCTTCCGCCGCACTCTTCGCGCCAATCAGGATGTGATCTCCGACATGCGGGCGGCAACGCCGACGTCGGAGCAATATTCGACCTTCCGCGCCTATCTCGACGAGCGCCACGCCGATGGCGGCATGGCCGACATGACGGTGCTCGACTATGCGATGATGGTCGAGGACAGCCACGTCAACACCAAGCTCGTCGAATACCGTCTCCGGGGCGACAACCTGCCGCTCAACCGCCATGGCGAGGGACCGCTGATCGGCGTGTCGCTCACCGACGTCCTCGCCGACGGCCTTTCGATGGTCTATTCGTTCTATGAACCGGAAATGACCGATCGCAGCATCGGCACCCTGATGATCCTCGACCATATCCACCGGACGCAGGAACTCGGCCTGCCCTATCTCTATCTCGGCTATTGGGTCGAAGGCTCGCGCAAGATGGCCTATAAGGGCCGCTTCCTGCCGCAGGAGCGCCTCGGCCCCAATGGCTGGGACCGAGTGGAGAAATGA